The genomic DNA TCCTCACCAGGCCGCCCTGGggtcttccctctgtcccctctgggATCAGGCGCGGGCCAACTCAGACCGCCCCCCTCACTCCCCCTCCCAGGTCTGCTGCCGAAGCTCGCACGGACTCTGGCCCGACACTCATGTTTTACAGGTGAATCAAAGAGCCGAGAGAGACAAAAAGATATGGTGTGATGCTAGTGTGGGCAGAAGGAGGACTGGGGCCCAGATGTGCGGACCCCAGGCGGTCCTAGGACCATGAGTCCGCAGCCGGCCGCCATCCATCCTGGCCATCCAGCCTCGCAGGCTACCAGCCCGTGGGACAAAGAACTCCAGCGCCAGTCTTTTCCTGCCCCCGCCAAAAATAGTCTTTTCTGTGAAAAGAGTCTCTGAAAGGAACTCCTACCTGCTAGCAAGACCTTCCAGACGGCCTCACAGGCTACCCTGACCTTGGCCCCAAGGCCCAGGCTTGCTGCTGTCCATCTATCCCCACAGTCCATTAGAATCTGGCCCCACAACTGAGTAATGGGGCACCCAGCCTGTGCAGCAAACCTAACGCAGCCCCGTTTCTGCCACCGACGCAGCCCGCGTCCTCGAACTCTGGAAGTTCACACCACTGGCACTTGTGCacaggtgcatgtgtgtgcgAGTCTTTGCGTCTGAGTCATGataacaaaaagattaaaaaaaaaggggggtctGAGGTAATAGTGGGCAGAAAATAAACTGTAATAGATGGAAAGTAACATTGGCAGTCTCAGCAGACAGCTAAGAAACCGGTTTCAGTTGTTTTTCTGCTTTAGTGAAGAATTCGTTCCAGAAAAGCAGGCAGGCACAGAACGAATGCACACAAAGCCGAGGGCTCCTCAGAATTAAAGGTGTTCTTTCGGTTTCTGTGGGATTGACACACAAGCCAGTCTGTAAGGTTGTCTAAAAACACCTGTTTCGNCCATTTTAAAGGTCTTTATAAATTGCTTTgcatttacaaaaaaagagagaaatattaatTCCTATGTTATGCTCATTTTACCCTATTTTTATATCCTTCTGGCAGCATCTCCTTCTGCCAGACTGTAATTACAGCCTTTTGTTACAAAAATAGGAGCAGTCTGAAATCTCACGGGAGGAGCACTTCCGTCCCTTTGCAGCAACTTTGAGGTGTCTATTTTTGTGATGTGGGGACCCTCGTGCCATCTAAACACAGAGGCCCACACGCACAAGCCCGGACAGGATGGCTCCATTAGAATGGCCTGCAACAGCTGTCCAGGGTGATTTAAGTGCCCTAGATGGACAAAAACCTCCCAGATACCAGAGGATCAAGCCACATGGAACACTTAGAAAACAGAGACTGCATAGAGGTTTGTAGACTAAGAGCACATCAGGAGATCCTCTGGGAGACTCACTTCGATCTGGTGCTGGCGTTGGGGGGCCCCTGAGGATGACTGAAGTCGATACGCTGCTGAAATGTCAGGTGTGGGCTCAGAAAGTACCAACTTCATGACACCAAGAAAGGAGGCCTGGCAAAGGAGGAGCTGCCTGGTGATGGAGCCCGGTGTGCACGGGCCCAGTGGAACGAGAGCCTGAGCTTCAAGGAAGCCCCCACTAAGCCAGCGGGCCGCAAACACTGTGCATAGGACCTTGCGTGTTCCACACCGCCATCCATGTACAGAAACAATTGCTAACAATTGCTAAATGCAAAGCCCTTCCAGAATGGCGGAGTTTTATCTCTGAGACAGGGGACGCTGTGCGTGCTCTGAAGAAGCTCATTCCGGGGGACGGCCTGAACCCGCGTGACCCACACCTAAGGGCacgcggcggggggtggggggtagcgCCCGTGCAGACCTGGGGCTTGTCCAGGCGCTCAGCCCACCCTGCAGCTTGTGTGTGGAAgctaaggaagaagggagaaaaccCTTTCAGGAAAAGGGTCATACGGGGCCTTCAGGCAGGAAGGTCTGGACACAGGTTTGTGTGTTGTCTGTCCAGTGCAGTTGGCGGCCGAGGCCAAGGGCCCAGAGCAGCAGACCGCTCTGTGGGGATGAGTTTGGTGGCTGGGCCTACAATGAGGGCGCCTGCTCCAGGGGAGCTGGTGGTCGCCCAGAACCAACAGAAGCCAGGACAGCCAGGGACCACCCTGGACAGGCTCACTCCTGGGAGGACGCACAGAGACCACTTGAGATCCCGCTCTCACGGAGGTCACCATGCGGCCTTCCGTAAGTGGGTGGGCTCAGGGAAGGAGGGCTGGGGCTATCGTGGCACGGGAGCCCCTCAGACTCTGGAGACCCTGGTGGGAAGGGTGGAGGTGCAGATGGGGGCCAGGAGCTTGCGTTTTCTCACTGGGGCAGGACTCATCCCCAGCCCTGACCACCTCGGTCACAGACAGGAGACCATCTGGGGGACTTGTAGCCAGGGCGGGGCTGTGCAGTGGCTCTGCTCCTACCCCGCACCCACATCCCAGCACGGCCCCTAATGTTCATGTGAGCCTGCCAGGCCCGGTCCTCACTCTGctctacctcccctccccctgcacttgTAGCCCTGCTGGACCAGAAGGCCATTATCCCTAGTGCAGAGCCCGGGTGCTGGGGGACGTGCAGAAaatcaggaaggagggagagagggtaggCAGGCCTCTAGCAAGGAGCCTGTGAACAAATCCCTGCAGGAACCCCAGGGCAGGCCCaagggggtggaaggaaggatACCCATGACAAGATGTCCAAGACCCTGGGGACACATGACATACAGTGTGTGGTAATTGGCTGGCCACCTCTGACCCAGACCACAGAAACCTTTTCAGTCTGCTTCTATTTCTGACTCCGGGAGTCCTTGCTTGACCCCCACACTTCCCTCAAGAAGGCTGTGGTCCCCCGGTTCCTGCCTCGGGCAGGTGTGGATTTTATGACCATGGAAAACAGGGAGCTGATTGGGGACATCCATCAAAGTACTGAGAAAAGAATGGGTGAgcaaaacagcaagaaaaaaaatctaacatactttcctagtttgaaaaaaaaaaacccaataatcaCCACATTCTCTGTCAACTTTTGAAACAGATCTTGACAGATGCCCACTTTAAGCCCACCTAATACCGGGGGACCAATGGGAGGCTGGTTTCTCAAGTGCCTCTCTATGAGCCTGTGGACTCTGTGGGCCTCACGCCTGGTGGCCCAGGACACAGCACGGGGCCTGGCCCAGGGAGCGTGCAGTAGGCCACCGCCCTGGCAACACCTCCTTTGTGATGCGAGTTCTCGGAGCTCTTCTCCAAGCACTGACTGCTGGGCGATAACCTCTCCTGTGCTCTCTTTTGATGTATCCAGTTACAGTCGCTAACGCACTGCCCTCCGCTCAGTATTCTGGGCCCTGCGGAGATACTAAAGCCAGGACCCTGAATGACGGGGTCCCGGCATCCGGTTACCAGCTTGTGCAGATACCGATGAACAGCTGGTCAAAACCAAGCGGAGGATGGACGGGGCGCAGTCTGCCTCCTACCCCAGAGCACGGCAGACAGCCCTCGGCTCTTGGCCGCAAGTCAGGGCTCCCGGGTTACAGGCGTCCTCCCAGCGCCCCACTTCGAACGCACCGGAGCCCAGACGCTCGTCAGAAGGGCACACTCACCGCGCCGTTAATGCACGGGACGTCGTCGTAGTGCAGCGCCGTGCCGCTGGGGTGTGCGTAGCCGTTCGTGGTGCTCCCCAGGTACGGGTTGGCTGAGATCCCGCGTCTGTTCATGAAACTGCGGGAGAAGAAGTGGGTTAGTCGCCCCCAAGCAACCCCGTCTTCCCTGAGTCCCGCTACACGTTCAGGGCCCGGCCGGAGGTGACAGGGCCGGAAGCACTAGTGGCACCCCAGCAGCAGTGGGGTGTCCGGAGAGTGCCGAGGACAGTGCCGAGAGCAGCCACCCCGCAGGATGGTGGCAAGGACGGTGGTAGTGCGCACTGGACATGAAGCACCGTCTGGCACATGCCACACGTAACCGCGTTCAATACACGCAGCGTGTTTCGTATCCGCAGGACGCAGAGGGCGCGCCCAGCTTACCGCCTGCTTCCTGGGGCACGGCCTCCACCCTCCGCGAGGTACACAccgtctgtggctgctttccagcCTTTGGACGCCTCTTTCATAAGCCTGTCAATGTCAACACTCAAAGGCGGAGACACAGTGGACAAAATGGAAGGATTTACCATCTGGCCTCTTTTGGGAAAGTTCACGGACCCCCAGCTCGTTTCAGCACTTAGTCCACACACATTTCTCAAGTCTCCTGTGTTCACACGGCACCACTGCCACCGCACCTCCATGCCACTCACCTCCCGCCCCTGAAACTGGGGAAGCTGACAGTGGCCAGTGTGTGTCTCCAGGAGACCAGCCAGAGGGGTCACCCTCCGCTCACAGCGCACTGGCACCCGCGGCGCTCCCAGAGCAGTCAGCCCTGTGTGGCCTGCAGGGCTCCGCGGCCACCGACTGCTCCGCGGTCCCCTCTGCCCAGCAGCTCTCCTCCTGAGCCCCTGTGGTTCTTCCAGCCCCAGCGGGGATTCACTTCCCCGTGAGAGCCCCCCCGAGTCCCCGCAGTAGGCAGcatcccccccaccctgtgccctgGAGTCGCTGTCCTTCCATTCCTGGGTGTACTGCTCATCGCCACCTGACATGTCCTGTGATTAGCGTGTCCCCCAGAATGTCAGCCTCAGGAGAGTACAGCCGTGGTCACTCCTGCTCGTTCTGGACCTCATGTGTCGGGCCCAGGAGGCTCTTGGCCAATGCGTGCTGGATGCACGGACCTGCCAGTGGCTGACTCGTGAAGTTATGTTTGTTAGAAGTGGGAGATGTCAGTGCCCAGGGAAGACAGAACCCAGAGAGCACTTCCTACaacctaaaataagtaaatagctAAACTAAAATACtatggaattatatatatatataactttttgttttttttttttttaatgtaggctccgcacccagcatggagcctagcacggggctcaaactcacagccctgagattaagacctgagcttcaatcaagagttggatggttaaccagctgagccacccaggtgccccccaaaataatactttttaaaaaccgtGTTTCTTTGCACCATCTTACATTTCTGTGATAACTAGATGCATAAAAATGGGAGGAAACGAAACTGGTGAGGgcaagacagggaaggaggaggtcTCGGGGCGAGGCCAGCCCCTGGTTCCCTGGagaagcggaggagcctgaggtccAGGGGGCCCCTCCCCGCCGTTCCGCGTGCAGGCGCGCCCTCTGCTGGGCAAAGGCAGGCACGGCAGTCCAGCCTCACACAGGCTCTTTAATGTGTGCAGCAAGGGACAAAAACCTATAGGATTATTCTGTACTTAAAACACAGATGATTATGTATAGGAAAAGGAAATGTGTAGAAAAGGAACattcaagaaggaaagagaaaaatttaagcaTGTAAGTCTTCTGCCACAACAGAggattttttgtttcaaaatatatatttaagtttttctaaTGTAAACGTCTCATTTGAGGGGATTTGGGGGTGAGGCATCATGTGCACGGCTGACGCACACCCCACACGGCGGTCACTGACCGGGCGTCCGGAGCCCTGGCAACGGGGACTGTCACAGGCTGGCTGTGTGGCACTGTGCACACGGGGCAGGGACGCCAGGATGGAGCGGGGAGCACCAGGGGCAGGACAGAGCTCAGACTGGACACCAGCAGGGCACTGCGAGTCACGGGGCGTGGAAATGAGCAAGGTCACAGATGCATGGGCTGCCCAGCGGGAAGAGGCTTGGGCCTTCTGTGGAGGGACCTGCACCCCAACACAGGCATCTGGGCCCTAGGCAGCAGGTGCACCCCCGTCTGGGGACCAGGCCCCCATCCTCTGCCGGGTGCAACAGAGGTTTTACCCACATATAAAAGTGGAAGCGAGGTAAGAGAGTCCACGCCACTTGTTAAAAACGTAAGCCTCTCAGAGGAAGTACATGTACTGTGCGAAAACACAGCATAAGGTCTACCGTCTTTCATGGCTAAGTGGACAGTTCTGGGGCAGTAAGTGCATTGAGGTGGCCGGGCGGCCAGCACCACCCTCCacgcccagccccagccctgggcccacaTCTGCCTCCCGCCTCCCGCCTCTGTGGATGGGCCACAGGAGTGCATCCGACAGAACGCGTCCTCCTGCCTCTGTCTTGTTCACCCAGCACAACACCCTCGGGGTTCATCCCTGTTTTAAGGGGTTTCCGTGAGACGGTGACTCAGGTGAATGGGTCCCTCCCAGTCTGTGCACTGCCCTCTCTTTGCCACACTGATCCACGGCCTTCTAGCTCCACCACTCTGACTATAGATCACTCACAGATCTCCAATGGGGCGTCGCTTGAAAacagtttcaggaaaaaaattcagaatgtttCCCTTGTGTCATATAATCTATgcatctcatttaaaaataggcTAGGCCTTGGGGAAATAGATTCCGACTGTTTACTGTTACTGATATTCCTAAATACACCACTTCTCTCGGGAgaatttaaatgactattttttcttttactgctttcTTCCCAAAATATACCATTGTTCTCTCCCCCTCAGACATATCCAGAGCACAGACACTCCCCCTGACGACCTTGAAAGGATTCATTAACTGGCTGCCAATTtgcataaaagcaaaaattaatttaatctcAGGACATTTATTACCCTGGCAAGCtgccatattttatattttgaacatCATTTACTTGTTAAATTTCTTCTCTCAAGTTTTATATGCATGTTTAGCTAGAGAACTGAAAAACGAGAATAACCTCTATTGCTAGCTAACgtttataaagattttaatgaGGTAGCCAAAATTCCTGCAGCCATAAACTTCTTATGcacatattttcaacaaataatttttcaatattgcAATCTACGTTCCTTTCTCAAAACCAGGACCTTCCCACATTTGGTTTCGATTAATATTCCACTCATCTGGAAAGTAGAGGCCGTTTTGTTCTGGGGGAAATACTGTTACTCGGGCTGCTCTGATGTGGGGTTCTTCACTGGGTGATTACAGCTGAAGACACACGTGCACGAGGAGGGGCTCCGTGATCTAACAAAGTTCCAAGGAAGCAGTTAAAAGCCACAAACTCCTTTCTTTCATGTCGCTCCAGATGTGGAGATTTTGCAAAACCTGGTTTATGGacattacatttctttaaaa from Ailuropoda melanoleuca isolate Jingjing chromosome 11, ASM200744v2, whole genome shotgun sequence includes the following:
- the LOC117804472 gene encoding actin filament-associated protein 1-like yields the protein MGRWIGILLAETGSSTDPGALHYDYIDVETSANVIQTAKQTFCFMNRRGISANPYLGSTTNGYAHPSGTALHYDDVPCINGAVSVPF